A region of the Micromonospora sediminicola genome:
CGCCCCCTCCACGGCGAAGCCGAAGGTGCGGCCCAACCGCTCCAGCAGGGCCACGTCGCCGGCCGCCCGGTGCCCGAACCGGAAGTTGTCGCCGACCACCACCAGCGCGGCGTGCAGGTGCTCGACCAGGATGTCGTGCACGAACGCCTCGGCCGGCAGCCGGGAGAACTCCGGGGTGAACGGCACCACGCAGAGCACGTCCGCGCCGAGCGCCTCGATCAGCTCCGCCTTGCGGGCCGGCTCGGTGAGCACCGCCGGGTGCGAGCCGGGGCGGACCACCTCGGCCGGGTGCGGGTCGAACGTCACCACCACCGACTTGACGCCCAGCTCACGGGCGCGCGCCACGGCATGACCGATGGTGGCCTGGTGCCCCTTGTGCACGCCGTCGAAGACGCCGATGGTCACCACCGAGCGCCCCCAGCCGCCGGGCGCCGCCTCGTACCCCCGCCACCGCTGCATGCCGCTCCTCCCCTGTCCGCCCGCGCGCCGTCAGGCCGGGGCCAGCACGATCTCCGCGCGGGCCCGTCCGTCCCGCTCGCTGACGATAGCGATCAGCCCGCCGGCCGGGCCGAAGACCGCGTACGGCCCGGCGATCCCCACCGGGGCCAGCGGCCCGCCGTGGGAGAGCACCCGGGCCTCCTCGGCGGTGGCGTCCCGGCGCGGGAAGTAGCGGTCGGCCGCCGCGTCCAGCGACAGGTTCACCACCTCCGGGGCGCGCTCCTCCAGCTGGTCGAGCGTGGCCGCCTCGGCCAGCGTGAACGCGCCGACCGAGGTGCGGCGCAGCGCGGTGAGGTGCCCGCCGACCCCGAGCGCCACGCCCGCGTCGCGGGCCAGGGCCCGGATGTACGTCCCGGACGAGCAGGTGACGTCGACGTCCACGTCGACCACGTCCGGGGTGTCCCGGCGGATCGCCCGCACGTCCAGCCGGGAGACGGTCACCCGGCGGGCGGGCAGCTCGACGGTCTCCCCGTCGCGGACCCGCTTGTACGCCCGCTGTCCGTCGATCTTGATGGCGCTGACCGCGCTGGGCACCTGGTCGATCTCGCCGGTGAGCACGGCCAGCGCGGCGCGTACCGCCTCGTCGGTGAC
Encoded here:
- the truB gene encoding tRNA pseudouridine(55) synthase TruB, encoding MSADGLIVVDKPGGMTSHDVVARVRRLARTRRVGHGGTLDPMATGVLVIGVGRATRLLTYVIGAGKSYTATIRLGQSTVTDDAEGEVVASTPAGAVTDEAVRAALAVLTGEIDQVPSAVSAIKIDGQRAYKRVRDGETVELPARRVTVSRLDVRAIRRDTPDVVDVDVDVTCSSGTYIRALARDAGVALGVGGHLTALRRTSVGAFTLAEAATLDQLEERAPEVVNLSLDAAADRYFPRRDATAEEARVLSHGGPLAPVGIAGPYAVFGPAGGLIAIVSERDGRARAEIVLAPA